Proteins from a single region of Papaver somniferum cultivar HN1 unplaced genomic scaffold, ASM357369v1 unplaced-scaffold_11, whole genome shotgun sequence:
- the LOC113328497 gene encoding L-type lectin-domain containing receptor kinase IX.1-like, protein MASQIKFSTISFFILMVMILPIRTNSISFDYPSFQPNSQKILHENDSFSSTDGIQLTRNRIKDNLQGSVGRATYEDPIHLWDQATGRVTDFETHFSFIMEAVNDTSYGDGITFFLAPTGSRVPPESAGGYLGLLSWQKAMVNSTENHIVAVEFDSFKNEWDPSSDHVGINVNSVVSVVNVSWSSSIKDGRTANAWVSYNSTTKNLSVFLSYANNPVFSGNSSLFHIVDLSKFLPEWIRVGFSASTGKSIETHNILSWQFKSTLEVANNNTQGIESPPTRIEKPKSSQIGLVVGIVIGVGALLVCGIGFVLFMRSKKRKNSSNFEEDEANSDMSMDDEFEKGTGPKKFSYNELVNATNNFEGGGKLGEGGFGGVYKGLLNDNTYVAVKRVAKGSHQGKKEYQSEVRIISRLRHRNLVQLIGWCHERSELLLVYEFMPNRSLDNHLFRGENVLTWEVRYKIALGIASALLYLHEEWEQCIVHRDIKSSNVMLDANFNAKLGDFGLARLVDHGLGSQTTVLAGTMGYLAPECVTTGKSSKESDVYSFGIVALEIACGRKPVEANRKVLVEWVWELYGSGKIIEAADEKLNMDFDEQQMQHLMILGLWCAHPDHTARPSIRQVLSVLNFESPLPNLPPKLPTPVYYSLPIQMCKHFYGDFTNSQTDGSQCTCSSCTYTNSSQVTASSTSSSATISLLHSR, encoded by the coding sequence ATGGCTTCCCAAATTAAATTCTCTACAATCTCCTTTTTCATCCTTATGGTAATGATTCTTCCAATTAGAACAAATTCAATCTCTTTTGATTACCCAAGTTTCCAGCCAAACAGTCAGAAAATTTTGCATGAAAACGATTCATTCTCGTCGACTGATGGCATTCAACTCACAAGGAACAGAATCAAGGATAATCTACAAGGTAGCGTTGGGCGTGCAACCTATGAAGATCCTATACATCTTTGGGATCAAGCTACTGGAAGGGTCACAGATTTTGAAACGCATTTCTCATTTATCATGGAGGCAGTAAATGATACTTCATATGGTGATGGTATCACTTTTTTCCTTGCTCCTACTGGGTCTAGAGTTCCTCCAGAATCAGCTGGTGGATATCTAGGCCTATTGAGTTGGCAGAAAGCCATGGTCAACTCGACTGAGAATCATATTGTTGCCGTTGAATTCGACAGTTTTAAAAATGAATGGGATCCAAGTTCTGATCATGTCGGCATCAACGTTAACTCGGTCGTCTCTGTGGTTAATGTGTCATGGAGCAGTAGTATTAAGGATGGAAGAACAGCTAATGCTTGGGTGAGTTACAATTCTACTACGAAAAACTTGAGTGTTTTTCTATCATATGCAAATAATCCTGTTTTCAGTGGGAATTCCAGTTTGTTCCATATTGTTGATTTAAGCAAGTTTCTTCCAGAGTGGATCCGTGTTGGATTTTCAGCTTCTACTGGGAAATCAATTGAAACTCATAACATCCTTTCTTGGCAATTCAAATCGACATTAGAAGTCGCTAATAATAATACTCAAGGAATTGAGAGTCCGCCTACAAGAATTGAGAAGCCCAAGAGCAGTCAAATTGGATTAGTGGTGGGTATTGTTATTGGTGTCGGTGCACTTTTAGTTTGTGGAAttggttttgttttgtttatgcgatcgaagaagagaaaaaactcAAGCAACTTTGAGGAGGATGAAGCGAATTCCGACATGTCTATGGACGATGAATTTGAGAAAGGAACGGGTCCGAAGAAGTTCTCATACAACGAACTGGTTAATGCAACAAATAATTTCGAAGGGGGAGGCAAACTTGGAGAGGGAGGATTTGGAGGAGTTTACAAAGGATTACTAAATGATAATACATATGTTGCCGTTAAGAGGGTCGCAAAAGGTTCACATCAAGGAAAGAAAGAATACCAGTCGGAAGTAAGGATTATCAGCCGGTTACGACACAGAAACTTGGTTCAACTCATAGGATGGTGCCACGAAAGAAGTGAATTGCTTCTCGTGTACGAATTCATGCCAAACCGGAGCCTCGATAACCATCTCTTTCGTGGGGAAAATGTTCTTACATGGGAAGTCAGGTACAAAATAGCTCTTGGTATAGCATCTGCCTTGCTATACTTACATGAAGAATGGGAGCAATGTATAGTCCACAGAGACATCAAATCAAGTAATGTTATGTTGGATGCAAATTTTAATGCTAAACTTGGAGATTTCGGTTTGGCAAGGCTTGTGGACCATGGACTAGGTTCTCAAACAACAGTTTTAGCCGGAACTATGGGATACTTGGCACCTGAATGTGTTACAACTGGTAAATCAAGTAAGGAATCCGATGTTTATAGTTTCGGAATTGTTGCACTTGAGATTGCTTGTGGGAGAAAACCAGTGGAAGCAAATAGGAAAGTTTTAGTAGAATGGGTTTGGGAACTCTATGGAAGTGGGAAAATCATTGAAGCAGCAGATGAAAAACTAAATATGgattttgatgaacaacaaaTGCAACATTTGATGATTTTAGGCTTATGGTGTGCTCATCCTGACCACACAGCTAGACCATCCATCCGGCAAGTGCTTAGTGTTCTTAACTTCGAATCCCCATTGCCGAATCTCCCACCAAAGTTGCCTACACCGGTGTATTATTCACTTCCAATCCAAATGTGTAAACACTTTTACGGTGATTTCACGAATTCGCAGACTGATGGTAGCCAATGTACTTGCAGTAGCTGTACCTACACGAATTCTTCTCAGGTGACTGCGTCTTCTACTAGTTCTTCAGCTACAATATCTCTTTTACACTCACGGTAA